The Thiobacter sp. AK1 genome segment GCGCTACGTCAGGAATATGAGGGGCGACCCCTTCCCCTGGGCGGGCGGCCCAAACAGGCGGCCCAGCTGGCGCGGGAACTCGTGAGCGAGCTCACCAATGGCTACAAGCTTACGCTGATGGAACTCGCCCAGCGGCGCATCGTGCTGGGTGGACAGAAACTGGTGCCCCTTGCCGCTGCGCGCATCGTCGAGGGTCTGGGGGAACTGCTCGACATCTGTTACGAAACCTATGCGCCCACGCCCGCGGGGCTGTGGGCCGAGCTTAACCAGGTGTACTGGTATGCGGCGCGGGAGCAGCACCACGACACACCGCTGCCGTCCGAGGAAGGGGGCGGCAGCGTCAACGACAGCTACAAGCGCATCCTCCTCACCGCCCTGGCCGATCCCTACCGGCTCTTGCAGGGCCAGCTGGCGCGGGTGAAGGCCTATCTGGCCCGCACCGCCGGGTTGGCGCTGTTGCAACCCGTGGCAAAAGCGGACGTGCCTCACGGCTTGTTCCTGGTGCGGCTGGATGAGGACAGGCCGCCGCGGCCACTGGCTCAACACAGCGGCGCTACTGACGCCCGCAGCGACATCCTCCTCAACACGCTGCCCTTCGTGCGGCATCTGCACCAGCAGTTGCAAGCGGTGGAGGCGGGTCGGTCCGCCGCGGATGCGGGTCTGCCGGAAGCCGCCGATCCGGCCACGCGCGCCTTGTTGAAGCGCCTGCTGCCCCAGTGGGGGCTAGGCCCCAAGCGGGTGTTCCAGCGTTTGGCGGCAGATCAATCCGCCTACATCTGCACAGGGTTGTCCGCGCTCTACCATACCCTGGCGGGCACGAACGATCTGCTTGGCGCCGCGCGGCCCGAACAGGAAGAGGAAATGCAAATTACAGTGCAGTTGGCCCAGGCCGGCGACCGCACCGGTCAGCACGCCACCTACAACTGCGCCACTTGGCAAGTGGTCAATGAAAGCGCAGGCGGTGTGGCCCTGGTCAACGAGCCCCAGGGCGCGACTCGCATCCGGGTCGGCGATGTGATCGGCTTGCGCACCGGCCAAGGAGACTGGGGCATCGCCGCGGTGCGCTGGATCCAAACCGAAACCGGTGAGCGCCTCCATGTCGGGGCTCAGTTCGTCGCTCCCCGCGCCTTGCCCGTCGCGGTGCGACCCACCATCACCGCGGCGGATGCCCCCTATCAGCCGGCGCTGCTGCTGCCTGCGATGCCTACCCTGAAACAGCCAGAGCGGCTGCTCGCCACGCGCGGCACGTTTCATCCACGGCGGGAGCTGGAGCTGCGCAGCGCAGACGAAAGCCGCATCGTGCGCGCCGGCCAGCTTCTGGAACAGACCGACAGTTTCGAGATCTTCGCGTTCGAGTAGGACGCCGTGGCCCGCGTGGGGCGATTGCCTGCGGTAGGCTTTCGGACTTTCAGGAATGATGCCCGGCGGCGAGATCGGCCAGCGTGGCCGCCAGCACGCCCTCACCCGTTTCGGCCAGGGCGGCGAGGAAACGGGTGATGCCGGGATGGCGGCTGGACGTGGCCTTGGCATCCCAGACAAATAGCCGATGCACGTCGCGCAAGGCGATGTGTCCCGGCGCCCGCGCCAGCAGCCAGTCACCATTGTCGCTGCGGGCGACCAAACCGGCGGTGCGCAACGTGTCGAGCAGCGCCTCCGTTTCCTCGACATCGGCCGGGAGTCCTCGCCGCAAGGCCTCAAGTGTGCGCGTTTCGCCCTGCTCTTGGGCGGCGGCCAGCGCGAGCAGCAACTCCAGCGCGGCGACGAAATGCCAGCCGGGTTTGTGCCTAGTTGCCGTCGCGCCCGCCATCCAGGCGGGCAGGCTCGCGGTGATCACCGCGCCCGCCAGCACCACCAGCCAGGAGAGATAGACCCAGACGAGAAAGATGGGTAAGGCCGCGAAGGCGCCATAGACCAGGCGAAAGGTGGGAAAACTGGTGATGTACCAGGCGAAGCCCTTTTTCATGAGTTCGAAGGCAAGTCCTGCTGCCAGCCCACCTGCCAGCGCGTGCCGGAATGCCACCGACCGGTTGGGCACCAGCATGTAGAGCAGGGCGAAAGTGAGCGACATCAGCACGAGGGGCACCGGCCGCAGCAGGTACACGCCGATGAACGGGATGCGTTGTGTGTAACCCAAGGACAGGCTCACCAGATAGGACGTGATGGAAAGACTCGCACCCAGGAGCAGCGGCCCGACCGTAAGCACGGCCCAGTAGGTGACGAACCGCTGGGCGAGTCGCCGCGGCTGACGCACGCGCCAGATGGCGTTGAACGATTCCTCGATGGTGTGCATCAGCATCAAGGCGGTGAGCATGAGAAAGGCAATGCCCACCAGGGTGAGGCGCGCTGCCTTTTCCGAAAACTGCAGCATGTAAACGGTGATGATTCTGCCCGCGATCTCCGGCACCATGTGGGTGAGCAAGAAAATCTTCAGCGCGGTGATGATCTCCTCGAACACCGGGAAGGCCGCCAGCACCACCAGGGCCACGGTCACCAAGGGCACCAGGGCAAGCAGCGTGGTGTAGGCCAGCGCCGCGGCGGTCTGAGGGCAGCGATCCGCGAGGAAGCGCTGCAGGACGAAGCGCAGGAAAGCCGGACTGCGGCGCAGGACGCGCCACGGGGCGGGGCGGGCAGACATGGGGCGGACGGTAGCATCGCCTCTTCGCGAGCGTCAAGGTGAAGGCCGGCCGGTGGGAAATGGAGGATAATCGCCACGCCGAGTAAGCCATCGGAGGGGCCATGAATCCAGCAGAACGCGCGCGGCGCCTTGTGCGCCGCTGCCACACCGGCGTGATCGCCACCCATTCCCACGACATGCCGGGCTTTCCCTATGCGTCCTTCGTGGAATACGTGGCGGACCACCAGGGGCGGCCCGTGATGCTGATCAGTGCGCTGGCGGAACACACCCGCAACCTGCACTATCAAGCGC includes the following:
- a CDS encoding YihY family inner membrane protein encodes the protein MSARPAPWRVLRRSPAFLRFVLQRFLADRCPQTAAALAYTTLLALVPLVTVALVVLAAFPVFEEIITALKIFLLTHMVPEIAGRIITVYMLQFSEKAARLTLVGIAFLMLTALMLMHTIEESFNAIWRVRQPRRLAQRFVTYWAVLTVGPLLLGASLSITSYLVSLSLGYTQRIPFIGVYLLRPVPLVLMSLTFALLYMLVPNRSVAFRHALAGGLAAGLAFELMKKGFAWYITSFPTFRLVYGAFAALPIFLVWVYLSWLVVLAGAVITASLPAWMAGATATRHKPGWHFVAALELLLALAAAQEQGETRTLEALRRGLPADVEETEALLDTLRTAGLVARSDNGDWLLARAPGHIALRDVHRLFVWDAKATSSRHPGITRFLAALAETGEGVLAATLADLAAGHHS